From the Chitinivibrionia bacterium genome, one window contains:
- a CDS encoding putative DNA binding domain-containing protein — protein MEAAELLEIIKDGEVSKVQFKEALPSEESMCREIVAMSNSIGGMILLGIKDKVNGVVGLSPEQIEYADRKIAEFADSIKPTVYVSTEVVRIADEDVEKRILIVHVPEGINKPYKTSQGQIYVKQGSNKRLLMENSEIIRLFQQSANLFADEMPVYGADINDIDATAFSDYFKKEFKVSFQEKDLSYEQALKAKRILHKGELTLAGLLFFGKEPQNIRPAFTIKAVSFFGNDLAGTMYRNKPSDFKGTIPALFKQGMDFLRSNLHHVQKGQTFNSIGVLEISEEALIEVLQNALIHRDYFKNAPIRLFIFDDRVEIISPGKLPNGLTVEDIKYGNAVPRNPQMAMFASHLLPYSGLGSGLKRAIKEQTNIRFENNESGNQFTVTIPRSIA, from the coding sequence ATGGAAGCGGCGGAATTATTGGAAATAATTAAAGACGGCGAAGTCAGCAAAGTGCAGTTTAAAGAGGCATTGCCGTCAGAAGAAAGCATGTGCAGAGAGATTGTCGCAATGTCTAATTCCATAGGCGGTATGATACTTTTGGGCATAAAAGATAAAGTCAACGGCGTAGTCGGATTATCGCCGGAGCAAATAGAGTATGCCGATCGCAAAATTGCGGAATTTGCGGACAGTATAAAGCCAACGGTTTATGTTTCTACAGAAGTCGTAAGAATAGCGGATGAAGACGTCGAAAAACGTATTTTAATAGTCCATGTGCCGGAAGGAATTAACAAGCCCTACAAAACTTCGCAGGGGCAAATATATGTAAAACAAGGGTCTAACAAGCGGCTATTGATGGAAAATTCCGAAATTATACGACTTTTTCAACAAAGCGCAAATTTATTTGCGGACGAAATGCCTGTTTACGGAGCCGACATAAACGATATTGACGCAACGGCTTTTTCCGATTACTTCAAAAAGGAATTCAAGGTAAGTTTTCAGGAAAAGGATTTGAGTTATGAACAGGCGTTAAAAGCAAAAAGAATTTTACATAAAGGGGAACTTACTTTAGCCGGTCTGCTCTTTTTTGGAAAAGAACCTCAGAACATAAGACCTGCCTTTACAATAAAAGCGGTATCGTTTTTCGGCAATGATTTGGCGGGAACTATGTATAGAAATAAACCGAGCGACTTTAAGGGAACTATTCCCGCTTTATTTAAACAGGGAATGGACTTTTTAAGAAGTAATTTGCACCACGTCCAAAAAGGACAAACCTTTAATTCAATAGGCGTTCTCGAGATTTCGGAAGAAGCATTGATAGAGGTATTACAAAATGCTCTTATTCACAGAGATTACTTTAAAAACGCGCCAATCCGTCTGTTTATATTTGACGACAGAGTAGAAATAATAAGCCCCGGAAAACTTCCGAACGGCTTAACCGTAGAAGACATAAAATACGGCAATGCCGTACCTCGCAACCCTCAAATGGCTATGTTTGCTTCACATTTACTTCCATATAGCGGTTTGGGT